From the genome of Haloarcula taiwanensis:
GGGGACCACGAGCGACAGGAAGTAGATGCCGGGCGAGCCGAGCAACGCGCCGACCGCGGTCAGCGGGCCCAGCCCGAGCGTCCCGACGACCGGGCCGAGCAGTACCACCCCGAGCATCGCCAGGCCGACCCAGGTCGCCTCGCGGTCGTACTGGCCGTAGACGTACAGGCCGACGATGGGCCCGACGACGGTCAGGAAGTACGCGAACCACACCCCGGGGCTGGCGATAATCGAGAGGATGATGACGCCCGCGCCGGTCAGCAGGACGCCGGCCAGCGTCATGCTGAACAGTTCGAACGTCCCCGCGACGACGGCGGGCCGTGTCCGGGCGTAGGCGAAGAACGCGAGCAGCGGGACGAGCAGCGTGCCCGTGTACGCGAGGTACCAGCCGGTGCCAGCGCTCTCTAGGCCCAGCGCGTCCCAGAACACGTACGCGAGCAACACGCCGAGCGCGAGGATACCGACGATAGACGCAGCAAACGAGATGTACTTGAAGACGATGCCTTTGATTCGGCTGACCTCGCCGAACTCGGTCTCGGTCGGTGATGTCGTGGCCATTTACTCGTAAACCTCCCGGTAGCGACTCGCCACGAGGTCGCTGACGACGTTCATCGCCAGCGTGATGACGAACAGCGTGAGCCCGATAGCGAACAGTGACTGGTACGCGGTCGACCCGCCGGAGATGTCCCCCTGTGCGATGTTGACCATCGCGACGGTCATTGTCGCAGAGCTCTCGGTAAAGAGCCCGATCACGTCAGCCGGTGCCACGTACGGGATGCCGAAGGCCTGCTGGACGGGCGGTATATCCGGCGGCTGCGACCCCGCGGCCAGTACGACAGCCATCGTCTCGCCGATGGCCCGCGAGATAGCGAGGATGAACGACGAGGCGATACCGGAAACCGCCGCCGGCACGACGATAGTCAGTGAGACATTGAACTTCGTCGCTCCGAGGCCGTAGCCGGCCTGGCGCAGTGAGTCCGGGACCGAACTCATCGCGTCCTCGCTGATAGAGGAGACCATCGGGATAATCATGATGCCGACGACGATGGAAGCCGAGAGCCCGTTGAACAGCCCCAGCTCGTCGAAGCCGGTCCCGAACGCGCCGTTGAGCCACGTGATTGCGGCGTTCAGCGCGGGCGTGACGTAGACGATAGCGAAGTAGCCGTAGACGACGGTCGGGACGCCGGCGAGCACTTCGAGCATCGGTTTGAGTATCGACCGCGTGCGGTCGCTCGCGTACTCACTGAGGTATATCGCGGTCAACACGCCGGTCGGGAGCGCGAGCGCGCCCGCGCCGATGGTGATGAGAATCGTCCCGAGAACGAGGGGCAACACGCCGAACGAGACCGGTTCGAGGTTCGGGCTGAACGTCGTTCCGGTCAAGAACGCGAGGACTGGCACCTCGGCGAAAAACTCCGCGGCGTCCAGGACGAGCACCCCGATGATACTCACCGTCGTCAGGACGGATAGGACGGCACAGCCCGCCAGCGCGTATTTGTATGCCGACTCACGGACCGACCTGAACCCTCGATCCCCTGCTAGGTCTGGCGTCTGTCCTTCGTTGCTCATCGGTGTTGTTCGCTCATTCTATGTATCTCGGGAAAAGTGCGTGATTGTATCTGTAGTTCTCTACTGTCTATATAGCTGACTCGTTACTGGACCTCGTCGATAACTTCGTTGAGGGCGTCGAGTTCCGCCTGCATCGCTTCCTCTGTCCGTGGGACGTAGCCGATGTCCTCGGCGACGAGTTCAGTGTTGGCGCTCTGTTCGATGAAATACCGAGCGAACTCGGCGACGTGCTCCTCGGCGAGCGCGCCCTTCTGTGGATAGGTGAACAGGGGGCGAGAAAGGGGCTGGTAGTCGCCGGCCTTGGCTGTCTCCAGTGAAGGCTCGACACAGCCGTCGCCGTTGTCAATGCTGAGTGCCGTGACTGCGTCCGTGTTACTCTGGTAGTAGGCGAAACCGAAGTAGCCGATGGCGTACTGGTCCTGCTGGACGCCCTGCAGGATGAGGTTATCCTGTTCGGTGGCTTCGTAGTTGCTGGTGTGGTCCGCTTCCTCGCCGAGAATCGCCTCGTTGAAGTAATCGAACGTCCCGGACGTGTCGGCGGCACCGAACCGGTTGATCGGCTCATCGGGCCAGTCCGAATTCACGTCCGCCCAGGTCGACGCACCGTCTGCGCGCCACATCTGTCTGAGCTGCTCCGGCGTCACGCAATCGACCCAGTCGTTCTCCGTGTTGACGATAACGGTCACCGCGTCGGTGGCGACCTGAATCTCGTGGAACTCAATGTCGTTATCGGCACAGAGCTGCTTCTCTTCGCTAGAAATCGGCCGTGAGGCGTTGTTGAACTCGGCGTTTCCGACACAGAAGTGGTTGCTGAAGCCGCCACCGGACCCCGTAGAGGAGAGACTGATGTTGACTTGGCCGTGTTGCTTCTGGAATTCGTTTGCGACGGCCGTCGCGAGGGGGAACACCGTGCTGCTCCCCGTGATCGTAATTTCACCGGACAGCTGTCCGCTGCCGCTACTGTCGGTGCTGCCACCGTTGTTACCGGTGCTTCCGTCACTGCCATCAGAGGACTGTTCAGTACAGCCGGCCAGTGCCAGCGCTCCGATTGCACCGGAGCTCGTCAGAAAACGACGGCGGGAGAAACCACCGCTCGGTGAATCTGTCATCATCCAGTTCCAGATGAAGAGCGGATAAGTACCCTACTATTAGCCCTATATCCAGATATAAACGCTATATACTGCTATATATTATTATGTTCTCCTACCAAGCTATGCCGTTTAAACCGATTCAGCGGCCGTCTGAAGCCGTTTTAATCCTAATACAGAGCGAAATCCATCACATACTCCGGTGGTGGCAGACCACTTGGAATAGTGCTTTCACAGTGGGTTGTGATTCCATGGCAGCATCTGATAGAGCACCGATGGCTAATATATAGTCAAATCATATTTTATAAATCTCTGGCGTGTATTTGTAGTACTATGGAGACGCGCAAAGTACAGTTGACGGGTGGGTCCACGTATACCGTCTCATTACCGAAGGAATGGGCGACAGAGAACGGTGTCGAGAGCGGC
Proteins encoded in this window:
- a CDS encoding phosphate ABC transporter permease subunit PstC, with product MSNEGQTPDLAGDRGFRSVRESAYKYALAGCAVLSVLTTVSIIGVLVLDAAEFFAEVPVLAFLTGTTFSPNLEPVSFGVLPLVLGTILITIGAGALALPTGVLTAIYLSEYASDRTRSILKPMLEVLAGVPTVVYGYFAIVYVTPALNAAITWLNGAFGTGFDELGLFNGLSASIVVGIMIIPMVSSISEDAMSSVPDSLRQAGYGLGATKFNVSLTIVVPAAVSGIASSFILAISRAIGETMAVVLAAGSQPPDIPPVQQAFGIPYVAPADVIGLFTESSATMTVAMVNIAQGDISGGSTAYQSLFAIGLTLFVITLAMNVVSDLVASRYREVYE
- a CDS encoding phosphate ABC transporter substrate-binding protein, with product MMTDSPSGGFSRRRFLTSSGAIGALALAGCTEQSSDGSDGSTGNNGGSTDSSGSGQLSGEITITGSSTVFPLATAVANEFQKQHGQVNISLSSTGSGGGFSNHFCVGNAEFNNASRPISSEEKQLCADNDIEFHEIQVATDAVTVIVNTENDWVDCVTPEQLRQMWRADGASTWADVNSDWPDEPINRFGAADTSGTFDYFNEAILGEEADHTSNYEATEQDNLILQGVQQDQYAIGYFGFAYYQSNTDAVTALSIDNGDGCVEPSLETAKAGDYQPLSRPLFTYPQKGALAEEHVAEFARYFIEQSANTELVAEDIGYVPRTEEAMQAELDALNEVIDEVQ